The proteins below are encoded in one region of Winogradskyella helgolandensis:
- a CDS encoding M16 family metallopeptidase, which yields MKINYRSVVLLLLTLCLSSIIEAQPKQTASVEGITEYMLDNGLKVLLFPDNSSQTVTVNITYKVGSRHEGYGEKGMAHLLEHLVFKGTPNHPDIPKELTARGARPNGTTWYDRTNYFETFNATEDNIDWALDLESDRMVNSYIAKKDLDSEFSVVRNEFESGENSPTGVLMEKVISSAFLWHNYGQSTIGNKSDIERVPIENLKAFYKKYYRPDNAVLMVTGKFEVEKTLALIDEKFGSIKNPENPLVDVPTIEPAQDGEKRVELSRVGDLQLVSALFHTPAGSHEDYAPMALVENILTDQPSGRIYKALVEEKQASSVWSFSPFTKEPGFMYFNVDVPSDKSIETAETTLLNLFDGLRENPITEEELKRAKANILKQIDQISRNSSYLGTFTSEFIGAGDWRLMFIHRDRIESATLEQVNHVLGRYFIKTNRTVGNFIPTKTPMRIEIPHTEGLEDLVSNYKGKEALSAGEAFDVSYENIQNTLDSGELSESKIEYGFIKKDNRGETVNVSFTFRNGGVDDLMNKGNVASFTARMLNKGTTSKSRQDIEDKLSALKSSVYFSGSNGKTTAYVSSTKENLKETLELMSEMLKAPAFDKEELEKLKTEELAGIESNKTEPQFLVQKRLGAINQKYKKGHPLYNMTLEEEVEAINNVTVEGMQAYYNDFYGISDSANLIAIGNIDEEELKTYFETEFADFKSDLPYSEIKDPFSGNKPANEKIITPDKKNAFTLGFLNFEGSEYDKDYAALQVAGSVFGGGFLNSRIATRLRQQDGVSYGAGGGVNVDGSKDDRNSAMYIYAIYAPENEAKVQQGFEEEIARFIKDGITEQELEDAVKGWVQAQSVSRAKDNELSSTINNNLYYDRDMMFQKEIEEQVKGLTVEDVNKAIKTYFKDFKNWTVVNAGDYENFEIKKTDKKKIDD from the coding sequence ATGAAAATTAATTACCGTTCAGTAGTTTTATTGCTGCTAACCTTGTGCTTGTCAAGTATCATTGAAGCACAACCCAAACAAACCGCATCTGTAGAAGGAATTACAGAATACATGCTAGATAATGGCCTCAAGGTCTTATTATTTCCTGATAATTCTTCACAAACCGTTACTGTGAATATTACCTACAAAGTAGGTTCTAGACATGAGGGTTATGGAGAAAAAGGTATGGCACACTTGTTAGAGCACTTAGTGTTTAAAGGTACGCCTAACCATCCGGATATTCCAAAAGAGTTAACCGCTCGTGGTGCAAGACCAAATGGAACAACATGGTATGATCGTACCAATTATTTCGAAACATTCAATGCTACAGAAGATAATATAGATTGGGCTTTAGATTTGGAATCTGATCGTATGGTGAATTCATACATTGCAAAGAAAGATTTAGATTCAGAATTTTCTGTAGTTCGGAATGAATTTGAATCTGGTGAAAATAGTCCAACAGGAGTGCTTATGGAGAAGGTTATAAGTTCAGCGTTCTTGTGGCATAATTACGGACAATCAACTATTGGTAATAAGTCAGATATTGAACGTGTGCCTATTGAAAATCTAAAAGCGTTTTATAAAAAGTATTACAGACCAGATAATGCTGTATTAATGGTTACTGGTAAGTTTGAGGTAGAAAAGACATTAGCTTTAATTGATGAAAAATTTGGCAGTATTAAGAATCCTGAAAATCCTTTAGTTGATGTTCCTACAATTGAACCAGCACAAGATGGTGAAAAAAGAGTAGAGTTAAGTCGCGTTGGGGATTTACAATTAGTATCGGCATTATTTCATACACCTGCAGGATCACATGAAGATTATGCTCCAATGGCTCTTGTTGAAAACATTTTAACGGACCAACCTTCAGGACGTATATATAAGGCCCTAGTAGAAGAGAAGCAAGCTTCGTCAGTTTGGAGTTTTTCACCTTTTACAAAAGAGCCTGGGTTTATGTATTTTAATGTCGATGTGCCTTCAGATAAATCGATTGAGACAGCAGAAACGACCTTATTAAACTTATTTGATGGGTTAAGAGAAAACCCAATTACGGAAGAAGAGCTTAAAAGAGCTAAGGCTAATATCTTAAAACAAATAGATCAGATTAGTAGAAACTCTTCATATTTAGGAACATTTACAAGTGAATTTATTGGAGCAGGTGACTGGAGATTAATGTTTATTCATAGAGATCGTATTGAGTCCGCTACATTAGAACAAGTAAACCATGTTTTGGGACGCTATTTTATTAAAACGAACCGGACTGTTGGGAATTTTATACCAACAAAAACACCTATGAGAATCGAAATCCCTCATACCGAAGGCTTAGAGGATTTAGTGTCTAACTATAAAGGAAAAGAAGCACTTAGTGCAGGTGAAGCGTTTGATGTTAGTTATGAAAACATTCAAAATACATTAGATTCTGGTGAGCTTTCAGAGAGTAAGATTGAATATGGATTTATAAAAAAGGATAATAGAGGTGAAACCGTAAATGTATCCTTTACGTTTAGAAATGGAGGAGTTGATGACTTAATGAATAAAGGGAATGTAGCTAGTTTTACGGCTAGAATGTTAAATAAAGGCACGACATCCAAATCTAGACAAGATATCGAAGATAAATTAAGTGCGTTAAAATCCTCAGTGTACTTTAGTGGGTCTAATGGAAAAACGACAGCTTACGTGAGTTCTACTAAGGAAAATCTTAAAGAGACATTAGAGCTTATGTCAGAGATGCTTAAAGCTCCTGCTTTTGATAAAGAAGAGCTAGAGAAACTTAAAACAGAAGAATTAGCAGGTATTGAAAGTAATAAAACAGAGCCACAATTTTTAGTTCAAAAAAGATTGGGTGCGATTAATCAGAAATATAAAAAAGGTCATCCTTTATATAATATGACTTTAGAGGAAGAGGTTGAGGCTATCAATAATGTTACGGTTGAAGGTATGCAAGCCTATTATAATGATTTCTATGGTATTTCAGATAGTGCTAACCTTATAGCAATAGGAAATATAGATGAAGAAGAATTGAAAACGTATTTTGAAACCGAATTTGCTGATTTTAAATCTGATTTACCGTACTCTGAAATTAAAGATCCGTTTTCAGGAAATAAGCCAGCAAACGAAAAGATCATCACTCCAGATAAGAAAAATGCCTTTACACTTGGTTTCTTAAACTTTGAAGGTAGTGAATACGATAAAGATTATGCGGCTTTACAAGTTGCGGGTTCTGTATTTGGTGGTGGTTTTCTAAATTCGCGTATTGCTACTAGATTACGTCAGCAAGATGGTGTCAGCTATGGTGCTGGAGGTGGCGTTAATGTAGATGGAAGTAAGGACGATAGAAATTCTGCGATGTATATTTATGCCATATACGCTCCTGAAAATGAAGCTAAGGTGCAACAAGGGTTTGAGGAAGAAATTGCACGTTTTATAAAAGATGGTATTACTGAGCAGGAATTAGAAGAT